In a single window of the Synergistaceae bacterium genome:
- the yfcE gene encoding phosphodiesterase, with protein MKMLIASDIHGSENYCGKMLEAFRRERAERILLLGDLLDGSQGVADMLNGIADSVLCVRGNCDHEEDQRMLKFPIMAYYCLLFVGGKVIFATHGHKYGMNNPPKADILLQGHTHVPMRKKMNRGMIYANPGSVSLPRNGSARGYIMLQEWGMQWKTLDGEIFDELRF; from the coding sequence GTGAAGATGTTAATTGCGTCCGACATTCACGGCTCGGAAAATTACTGCGGGAAAATGCTTGAGGCATTCAGGCGCGAGAGGGCAGAGAGAATTTTACTGCTAGGGGATTTGCTTGACGGGAGTCAGGGAGTCGCGGACATGCTCAACGGGATTGCGGACTCTGTTCTCTGCGTTCGGGGAAACTGCGATCACGAGGAAGATCAAAGAATGCTGAAATTCCCGATAATGGCATATTACTGCCTGCTGTTTGTCGGGGGGAAGGTAATTTTTGCGACACACGGCCATAAATACGGCATGAACAATCCGCCGAAAGCCGATATACTTCTTCAGGGTCATACTCACGTTCCTATGCGGAAAAAAATGAACAGGGGAATGATTTACGCTAATCCCGGCTCTGTTTCACTTCCCCGGAACGGAAGTGCGAGAGGCTATATTATGCTTCAAGAATGGGGAATGCAGTGGAAGACTCTTGACGGTGAAATTTTTGACGAGCTGAGATTCTGA